A single genomic interval of Juglans regia cultivar Chandler chromosome 1, Walnut 2.0, whole genome shotgun sequence harbors:
- the LOC108992891 gene encoding uncharacterized protein LOC108992891, with protein MSNGLIWATAEDMARNRGRVLSLYRQILRSLNSPSLPINLAARLAKKAQVRAIFLLGSEERSLHNIDDLIDTAEYSLSLLRKGEIPKYIQ; from the coding sequence ATGTCAAATGGTCTTATATGGGCAACAGCTGAGGATATGGCGAGGAATAGAGGACGAGTTCTTTCTCTTTATCGCCAGATATTGCGGAGCCTCAACTCCCCGAGTTTGCCAATCAATTTAGCAGCAAGACTGGCTAAGAAGGCACAGGTTCGTGCTATTTTCTTGTTGGGTTCTGAGGAGAGATCCCTGCACAACATTGATGACCTTATTGACACTGCTGAGTACTCTCTTTCCCTTCTACGAAAAGGTGAAATTCCCAAATACATACAATGA